From a region of the Pongo pygmaeus isolate AG05252 chromosome 5, NHGRI_mPonPyg2-v2.0_pri, whole genome shotgun sequence genome:
- the LOC129039394 gene encoding putative olfactory receptor 2I1: MKANYSAEERFLLLGFSDWPSLKPVLFALVLLCYLLTLTGNSALVLLAVRDPRLHTPMYYFLCHLALVDAGFTTSVVPPLLANLRGPALWLPRSHCTAQLCASLALGSAECVLLAVMALDRAAAVCRPLRYAGLASPRLCRTLASASWLSGLTNSVAQTALLAERPLCAPCLLDHFICELPALLKLACGGDGDTTENQMFAARVVILLLPFAVILASYGAVARAVCCMRFSGGQRRAVGTCGSHLTAVCLFYGSAIYTYLQPAQRYNQARGKFVSLFYTVVTPALNPLIYTLRNKEVKGAAKRLLRSLGRGQAGQ, translated from the coding sequence GCCAACTACAGCGCAGAGGAGCGCTTTCTCCTGCTGGGTTTCTCCGACTGGCCTTCCCTGAAGCCGGTCCTCTTCGCCCTTGTCCTCCTGTGCTACCTCCTGACCTTGACTGGCAACTCGGCGCTGGTGCTGCTGGCGGTGCGCGACCCGCGCCTGCACACGCCCATGTACTACTTCCTCTGCCACCTGGCCTTGGTAGACGCGGGCTTCACCACTAGCGTGGTGCCGCCGCTGCTGGCCAACCTGCGCGGACCAGCGCTCTGGCTGCCGCGCAGCCACTGCACGGCCCAGCTGTGCGCATCGCTGGCTCTGGGTTCGGCCGAGTGCGTCCTCCTGGCGGTGATGGCTCTGGACCGCGCGGCCGCAGTGTGCCGCCCGCTGCGCTACGCGGGGCTCGCCTCCCCGCGCCTATGTCGCACTCTGGCCAGCGCCTCCTGGCTAAGCGGCCTCACCAACTCCGTTGCGCAAACCGCGCTCCTGGCTGAGCGGCCGCTGTGCGCGCCCTGCCTGCTGGACCACTTCATCTGTGAGCTGCCGGCGTTGCTCAAGCTGGCCTGCGGAGGCGACGGAGACACTACCGAGAACCAGATGTTCGCCGCCCGCGTGGTCATCCTGCTGCTGCCGTTTGCCGTCATCCTGGCCTCCTACGGTGCCGTGGCCCGAGCTGTCTGTTGCATGCGGTTCAGCGGAGGCCAGAGGAGGGCGGTGGGTACGTGTGGGTCCCACCTGACAGCCGTCTGCCTGTTCTACGGCTCGGCCATCTACACCTACCTGCAGCCCGCGCAGCGCTACAACCAGGCACGGGGCAAGTTCGTATCGCTCTTCTACACCGTAGTCACACCTGCTCTCAACCCGCTCATCTACACCCTCAGGAATAAGGAAGTGAAGGGGGCAGCGAAGAGGCTGCTGCGGAGTCtggggagaggccaggctgggcagtgA
- the UBD gene encoding ubiquitin D, which translates to MAPNASCLCVHVRSEEGDLMTFDANPDDSVKKIKEHVRSKTKVPVQDQVLLLGSKILKPRRSLSSYGTDKEKTIHLTLKVVKPSDEELPLFLVESGDEGQRHLLQVRRSSSVAQVKAMIETKTGVTPETQIVTCNGKRLEDGKMMADYGIRKGNLLFLASYGIGG; encoded by the exons ATGGCTCCCAATGCTTCATGCCTCTGT GTGCATGTCCGTTCCGAGGAAGGGGATTTAATGACCTTTGATGCCAACCCAGATGACAGcgtgaaaaaaatcaaagaacatgTCCGGTCTAAGACCAAGGTTCCTGTGCAGGACCAGGTTCTTTTGCTGGGCTCCAAGATCCTAAAGCCACGGAGAAGCCTCTCATCTTATGGCACTGACAAAGAGAAGACCATCCACCTTACCCTGAAAGTGGTGAAGCCCAGTGATGAGGAGCTGCCCTTGTTTCTTGTGGAGTCAGGTGATGAGGGACAGAGGCACCTCCTCCAGGTGCGAAGGTCCAGCTCAGTGGCACAAGTAAAAGCAATGATTGAGACTAAGACGGGTGTAACCCCTGAGACCCAGATTGTGACTTGCAATGGAAAGAGACTGGAAGATGGGAAGATGATGGCAGATTATGGCATCAGAAAGGGCAACTTACTCTTCCTGGCATCTTATGGTATTGGAGGGTGA